TGAAGAAGACATTAGGCTCGACCGTGCGGGCGCTGAGATAGTCGAGTTCCTCGACAAGGTCGAAGCCGGCCGAGGCCGGGTAGATGGCGAGCTTGCGTTCCGGCCTGTTGCTGGCGAAGAGCTCGATATGGGCAGGGTCGACCTCGCGCGCCAGGCCGGCAAGGTTGGAGACCATGGCGCCGGCGGGGCCGCCGCTGGTCTCTTCGAGCAACGGGACGGCGGCCATCAGGCAATTTCCTTCTTTGCAGGCACGAAGATCGCCATCACGATGCCGAGCTTGCGCCAGACGGTGAAGGAGAGCGCGCCGGCCTCGAACACCATGGCGAGGCTTGTGGCCATCGCCGCGCCCCAGAGGCCGAATAGCGGGATCAGCAGCACGTTGAGGCCGATGTTGAGGGCGAGCGTCATGGCATAGACGGCGGCGCAGATGTTCTGGTTGCCGCTCATGGTGAGCAGGCTTTCGCAGGGGCCGACGGCGGCGCGCGCCACGACGCCCAGCACAAGCAGGAAGAGCAGCGGATAGCCGGCGGTGAATTCGGGACCGAACAGCACCAGCATCGGCTCGCCCAGCGCCAGCACCAGCAGCGCCATCAAAAGCGAGGGCCAGAAAGTCCAGGACACGGTCTCGCGGGCGAAGGCGGCAAGCCTGTCCGGCTCGCCATGGGTGAATTGCGCATAGCGCTGGGCAACACCGGCCTTGACCGCGAAATAGACGAAATGCACCAGCGCCAGCGTCTTCACGGTCGCGAAATAGACGGCGACATCGTTGGGCGGGAGGTAGGCGCCCACCATCAGCACGTCGGCATTGGTGAGCAGGAAGAAGAAGCCCTCGACCAGGAAGATCGGCAGCGAGACAAGGATCCATTGCCCGAAATGCACCGTCATCGGCCCGGGCGGGACTTTCTTGTCCATGCGAGAGGTGACGGCCATCAGCTGGCCGAGCGTCGTGACATAAGTGGCGGCGATCGAGGCGAAGATCGCGGTCTTGGCGTCCGGCACATAATGCAGGCCAAGCATCAGCGCCATGAAAGCCAGGATCAGCACCGGCCGCACCAGATAGGTGGGCGAGAGCGCCAGCAGCGCCCAGGAATTGGCGCGCGCCAGCCCTTGCAGGAGGTCGCCGAGCGCGATCATCGGCAGGCAGATGACGCCGAGGATGAATGGGATGACGTAGTAGTTCTCGATCCAGTCCGAGGCGAGCCACACGCCAAGCGCGCCGAGACCGGCGATCAGCGTCGAGGCGACGAGCACGAACAGGCGGCTGGCAAGCACGATGCCGCGCAGCTCGGCCAGCATGCCGCGCTCGCGATACTCCGGAATGAAACGGATGACGGAGGTGTGGAAGCCAAGGCAGGCGAGATTGCCGACGATGACCATCGTCACCCAGACCAGCACCGAGATGCCGTATTCGAATGACCCCATCCAGCGCGCCATCAGCACCTGGCTGACAAAGGCGATCGAGGCGCTGATGATGCGGATGGAAAAGGCGATCAGCGACATGCGCCCGGCTTCGCCGCGCGCATCGGCGGTGAAGAGGATGGCATCGATGCGGCCAAGCAGCGGCCGCATGCGCAGCGCCCAGCGCTGCGGCAAGAACCGCCCGGCAGTCGTTGCCGCGGAAAAGCGCACCCAAAACTCTCCGTTTTCCGCCTTTTTCCAGCGTTCGGGTCTATCCGAAACACCTTAAGAAAGGGTGGGTGGAGAGCTTCCTTCTCCCCGTCACTATAGGGGGAGGTGAGGAGTGGTCCGCGCAGCGGACGAAAAGCCAATTGCTTGGCTTTTCGAATGACGAACGCCTGCAGGCGGATAAGGGGCAGCGCCGGCCACGGAAATTGGGATGAATGACGTGTCGAAGAGGTTCTTTGCGGAAGAGTTCCGAAACATAGTGATCATCTCCTGTCAGATAAGAGGGACGGCCAATCGCAATCGTTGGCGCCGCCCCTCATCCGGCCCTTCGGGCCACCTTCTCCCCGTGAAACGGGGAGAAGGAAGAGGCGCTCTTACATCCCCTTCATCGCATCGCACGAGACGCTCGGGTTCATGTCGGCGAAGGCGCCGGTCGGGTTCTGCTTCCAGGCCCAGACATGCAGCTCGTAGAACGGGCCGAGGCCGTAGCGGTTGGGCGCGGTGTTGAAGTTGAACAGATGGCCTTCGAGCGATGCCGGGCCTTTCGACGTGATGTATTCGACGGCGATCAGCCTCAGCGTGCCGTCGGCCATCGGCTCGTACATGACGGCTTCCGGCTTGGCGACGTCGACGGCATCGTCCTTCAGATAGGCGGCGTTGACGTAGTGGATGCCCATGGCGCCGCCGGTGAGGCCGCTGGCGCAGGGGATCGGCGCATAGCCTTCGGCCTTCGCCACCGCGACGTCCTCGAAGCGGCTGTCGAGCGCCCGCACCTTGTCGGCCAGCGGGTTGACGGTTTCGGCCATGGCGGCGCCCGCCATCAGCAGGGTGATCGCGGCAGAGGCGCCGACAAGGCACCTGGTCCAATTGCGAATGGTCATTTCATGTCTCCATGCGGTTGAGGCGCGCAACGGTGGGCCGGCCCGCCAAGGCCAACTCCGGGCGCCGGCGAAGCTTGTCGTTAAAAGGATGGATACTGATCCCTACGAGGCGGGATCAGCGGTGATGCCACCAATATTCCCAGTATTCGCGCGGCATCTCCCGCTCATCGAGGCCGATGTCGCGTCTCAGGTAATCGTCCTGAGGCGGCAGAAGGCGGCGCCGGTTTCGCAACGGCGAAAGCAGCGCCGACAAGGCCCGTCGCATGAAGCCGCGCCGTGGCGGGAGGTAATCCGCCGCGGCGGGTACACTCTCGCTGTCCGGCACGGCGTCAGGTCCGCCGGCGACGGGTATGGTCTGCCCGACACGGTCTTCCCCGTCAGCGATAAAAGTAGGGGTCGAGGACCCGCACCTCCGTGATCTTATCGACAGGAAGCGCATTCTTTTGCGCGGTGCTGCGGATCGCCTCCGGCGAGGGCGCGTCGTAGATGCAGAAGCTCTTGCCCTTGTCGGGCGAGACGAAGGATTGCACCCAGGTGACGCCTTTCTCGGCGTTGCGGGCGATGACGCCGCCCATCGCGGTGGCGCCGGCATCGTTCATCGGCACATGCAGGCCCTCCGGGAAGGTGCGTTCAACGAGATAACGTGGCACGATCGTCTTTCCTTTCGTGATTGGATTGCAAGTTTCCACGCAATTCCGGACGGAAGGCCACGGCGAAGTCGCCGAGCCAACCGCTACGCAGTTTTCCCGGAATTGCTCCGTGCTCGTTTCGAGCAAGGCGGATACCACCATTTCGGGAAAGGCCATGCATCGGAGCCATTCCCCATATTGCCCGGGACGATTCCCTATCTTTGGGACGTTTTATGTGGAAGATGGCACTTGAATGTGTGGAAAGTCACATTTTAGGACTGTCTCCCACGCTATCGCGGCGGCGATCCGCCACGATGGAATTTCAATTTCGCGAGAGAGCGATGATGCTTCTGGAACGGCAGCCGCAGCTGCAGCAGATGGATGCCCTGTTGGCGGACGCAATCGGGGGCCGCGGCCGCATCGTGGTCGTCTTGGGCGAGGCCGGCGCCGGCAAGACGGCGCTGGTCGAGGCGTTCGCGAGCCGGCTGGATGATGGCCTGACAATGCTTCGCAGCGCCTGCGAGGACCTCTCCATTCCCGATCCGCTGGGGCCTCTTCACGATCTGGCCCGCGACGCGCATTGGGAACTGCCGCGGGTGCTCGACGACCGCCAGGTGCAGCGGCTGCCCTTGTTTTCCGAGGCGCTCGACGTCTTCGAGGCGAAAGGCCCGTGCCTGCTCGTCATCGAAGACCTGCACTGGGCGGACGACGCGACGCTCGATTTCGTGCGCTTCCTCGGCCGGCGCATCGCCAACACCCACATCCTGCTTCTGATCACGGCGCGGACCGACCGCAGCGAAGGACAGATGCGCGTGCGCCGGGCGCTCGGCGAGATCCCGGCCGGCAATGTCGTGCGTATCGACGTGCCGCTGCTCAGCGAAAGCGCCGTGCTGTCGCTGGCCGCAACCGCCGAGCGCGACGGCGAGGCGATCTACCGGGCAAGCGCCGGTAACGCCTTCTTCGTCACCGAGCTGCTCGCCGCCGAAGGCGATGGCGCCTTGCCGGCAAGCGTGCGCGACGCCGTGCTGGCGCGCGCCGAAAAACTGTCGCCGGGCGCGCGCTCGATGCTCGACGCCGTCTCGGTGTTTCCGCGCCGCGCCGACGCCTGGGCGCTGAGCGGCCTTTGCGGGATTGCCGCCGCCGGCCAGCTCGCCGAATGCGTCGCCAACGGCCTGCTCGAGGATTTCGGCGACGGCTATGCCTTCCGGCACGAGATCGCCCGCACGGCCATCGAGATGGCGCTGACGCCAAGCAAACGGCGCGAATACAATGAACGCGCCCTGGCAGCCTTGCGCGAAAACCCGCAAGTGGCCACTGCCAGGTTGGTGCATCATGCCGTGGAAGCGCAGAACCTGGAGGTGGTGCGCGAGCTCGCGCCGGCGGCGGCGCGCGAGGCTTCGCGGGTCGGCGCGCATCGCGACGCGGTGGGCTATTACGAGGTTGCCCTGCGCTATGCGGATATGCTGCCGGTCGACAAGCGAGCCGAGCTCTATGAGGGCCATGCTTTCGAGTGCCACCTGATCGGCCGCGTCGAGGCGGCGATGGAAGCGCAGGGCCAGGCGCGCCAGTTGCGCCAGGCGCAGGGCGATCGGGTCAAGGAGGGCGACGGTCTACGCTGCCTGTCGCGCTTTGCCTACCTGCTCGGCGATCGCGAGGCCGCGGACCGGTTCGGAGCGCAGGCCGTGGAGCTTCTGGAGACAGCGCCTGACGGCCCTGAACTCGCCATGGCTTATTCCAACCTCTCGCAGCTGGCGATGCTCGCCGAACGGCTCGAGGACACGCTCATGCTCGGCGGCAAGGCCGTGGAGCTGGCGGAGCGGCTCAACCGGCCGGATATTCTGTGTCATGCGCTGAACAATGTCGGCGCCGCCGGGCAATGGCTGGACTTCGCCAAGGGGCGGCGCGATCTCGCCCGCAGCCTGGGAATCGCATTGTCGGGAAACTTCCAGGAACATGCGGCGCGCGCCTTCACCAACTGCGCCTGCGTCGAGATGAACAGGCTCAACTTCAAGGAGGCGTCCTCGTTGCTGGAGCGCGGCATCGGCTACTGCGTCGAGAACGATCTCGCGACATGGCGCGACTACATGCGCGGCGTGCAGGCGCAGCTGCTGCTGAGGCTCGGCCTCTGGGACGACGCCGCGGCGGTGGCGCATGAGGTTGTCGATGATGAAGCAACGACGCCGTTGGTACGCTATCCATCGCTCGTCGCGCTGGCACGCTTGCGCATCCGCCGCGGCGACCCGTCGGCTGAGCCGATCGTGGAAGAGATGAGGCAGTTCCTGGACAAGGGCATGGAACTGCAACGGCTTGTGCCTTTTGCCGAGGTGATGGCCGAGCTGGCGTGGCTGGGCGAG
This region of Mesorhizobium sp. M2A.F.Ca.ET.046.03.2.1 genomic DNA includes:
- a CDS encoding lipopolysaccharide biosynthesis protein, whose product is MRFSAATTAGRFLPQRWALRMRPLLGRIDAILFTADARGEAGRMSLIAFSIRIISASIAFVSQVLMARWMGSFEYGISVLVWVTMVIVGNLACLGFHTSVIRFIPEYRERGMLAELRGIVLASRLFVLVASTLIAGLGALGVWLASDWIENYYVIPFILGVICLPMIALGDLLQGLARANSWALLALSPTYLVRPVLILAFMALMLGLHYVPDAKTAIFASIAATYVTTLGQLMAVTSRMDKKVPPGPMTVHFGQWILVSLPIFLVEGFFFLLTNADVLMVGAYLPPNDVAVYFATVKTLALVHFVYFAVKAGVAQRYAQFTHGEPDRLAAFARETVSWTFWPSLLMALLVLALGEPMLVLFGPEFTAGYPLLFLLVLGVVARAAVGPCESLLTMSGNQNICAAVYAMTLALNIGLNVLLIPLFGLWGAAMATSLAMVFEAGALSFTVWRKLGIVMAIFVPAKKEIA
- a CDS encoding DUF4242 domain-containing protein, producing the protein MPRYLVERTFPEGLHVPMNDAGATAMGGVIARNAEKGVTWVQSFVSPDKGKSFCIYDAPSPEAIRSTAQKNALPVDKITEVRVLDPYFYR
- a CDS encoding LuxR family transcriptional regulator, with protein sequence MLLERQPQLQQMDALLADAIGGRGRIVVVLGEAGAGKTALVEAFASRLDDGLTMLRSACEDLSIPDPLGPLHDLARDAHWELPRVLDDRQVQRLPLFSEALDVFEAKGPCLLVIEDLHWADDATLDFVRFLGRRIANTHILLLITARTDRSEGQMRVRRALGEIPAGNVVRIDVPLLSESAVLSLAATAERDGEAIYRASAGNAFFVTELLAAEGDGALPASVRDAVLARAEKLSPGARSMLDAVSVFPRRADAWALSGLCGIAAAGQLAECVANGLLEDFGDGYAFRHEIARTAIEMALTPSKRREYNERALAALRENPQVATARLVHHAVEAQNLEVVRELAPAAAREASRVGAHRDAVGYYEVALRYADMLPVDKRAELYEGHAFECHLIGRVEAAMEAQGQARQLRQAQGDRVKEGDGLRCLSRFAYLLGDREAADRFGAQAVELLETAPDGPELAMAYSNLSQLAMLAERLEDTLMLGGKAVELAERLNRPDILCHALNNVGAAGQWLDFAKGRRDLARSLGIALSGNFQEHAARAFTNCACVEMNRLNFKEASSLLERGIGYCVENDLATWRDYMRGVQAQLLLRLGLWDDAAAVAHEVVDDEATTPLVRYPSLVALARLRIRRGDPSAEPIVEEMRQFLDKGMELQRLVPFAEVMAELAWLGEGDRDEALHLIALAEGLAPTRAVFGGLAAWRRLLLPECDPGETDSMAEPHRLQLIGDWRAAAALWARMGAPFERALALLQGDEAAQREALDIFEALGARPVAQHVRGLLRQSGVGRIARGPRQATRANQAGLTQRQMEVLQLIERGFSNKKIAAHMAISPKTVDHHVSAVLGKLEAVSRGEAAAAARASGLV